The nucleotide sequence TTCTGCTAATAAACGTTGTGCTTCCGCCGCTCCTTTTGCCCGATTAATATCAGCTTGAGCTTGTTGTTCTGCTTCCTGGGCAATATAAACCGCCCGTTTTGATCTTTGTTCAGCAATTTGTTTTTCTTCAACTGCCTTAGCAAATTCAGGAGAAAATGACAAATCAACTACACTGGTATCTAATACAATAATTCCATATTTATCTAATCGTTCATTTAGGGCTTGATCAAAATCTGATTTCAATAATTCCCGTTGAGTAATTGCTTCTTCAATCGTTCGTTTTGCTGCGGCAATTTTAAAAGATTCTTGGGTTTGGGGAGCAACTACTTTAGAAACAACATTTTGTAACGTTCCCTGTTCTCGTCTAATTCTAACTACTTGTATCGGGTCAAGCCTAAAGTTAATGGCAAAACTGGCTGATAATTGTTGTAAATCTTTAGTAGAACTTTGGGCGGGAACTTCAAATTTCTGCACCGTTAAATCATAAATGTCAACATTAGAAACTAAAGGGGGCTTAAAATGAATTCCTTCTAATAATACCCCATCCTTAGCTTTTCCTAAAATACTCAATACTCCCGCTTGGCCAGGGTTAACAATCACAAAGGAATTGACTGAAATCAATGCCACTATTGCTAAGGCAATTCCTAAAATAATACCTGTTAAACCTGCTTGAGGTTCTGCTCTTTTCATAAGGTTCACTCCAATTGATAAACTCATTATAGCGGGATTTACCCAATATGAACTATAACAAGTCATTTTTTAGAGTTAATCATCTTGATCAGGATCGTTTACAAAATTTTCGTTGTCGGGTTTCTTCTAAATCCTGCCAATCATAACCATAATGACTAAACGCATTAATTTGAGGAATTGTTGCAGAAATATTAACCATTTGTTGTTCTAAAGAAGGGCGATTTTTGATCGATTTTCCCCAGTCTCCTGCTAAGGCTGGGATAACTTGAGTTCCTGGGAGAGCTTGCTGAATCACTTGCTGCACTTGCGCCGTAATACAGTTAACTTGACCACAAACCGCATAGGACATTGGATGCCATTCAATTGATGAGGAAAATTGATCCCAAGGCTGCATTCTGGAGTCAAAACCCATCCCTCCTATTTTACGATTTGCTTCAGGAAAAAACACTGCTCCCGCAGGAATTCCTTGGCGTTGAATAGGTTGGGTTGCTAGGGCTAAAAAATCTAAAACCCCCTGTCTGGCATGGGCAACACTGAGCCGCCATAATTGTAATTGTAGGGTTTCTCCCATTTTGGGAATAGAGGCTAAGGTTTTCCATTGTTTCTCATCTGGCCAATAGGGTTTATCCTTTTCATCGGGATGCTTTTCATTCACAGCTTTAACATCATTTTCAGTAATAAATCCTTGCTGTATAAAACGCTGCATTAAGTCTTTCCCTTTTTGACTACTAGCCCGATTTAAAAAGGCTTGTTGAGAGGCTTCTCCATAAATCCATAAATCTTTAACTTTGGTAGCAACGGACTCTCCTCCTAACCCTTTAGGATAGCGAACATAATCAAATAAAACGCCATCTGGACGACGTTGTAAGATAGTATTTAATAAGGTTAAATAATCTTGTCTAGCAGTGGGGTGATAGGGATCAACAAATCCTTGATTGACGAAACTTTCCCCATATTCGTCTATTTTCGTTTGGTCAATAACTGCGGTTGTGGTGGTTTCTCCCTTACCATTGCGCGCCAAAACTGAATTTTTATCAGGTTTTAAGGTATAGGTATAACCATAATTTAACATAAACATCCAAGCATAAACTTTTAAGCCCCGTTGTCTACCTTTTTGGATGGTTTCTGCTAATAAATCTTGGTTTTCCATTCCAGGCGATCGCATTGCCGATGGCCAAGCAGTAGGATTTTTCCCAGAAGGTAATAAGACTTGACCATCATAAAATACTTCTAAATAAACCTTGTTATATCCTCGATTAATAATATTATCTAAAATCCGATCAATTTCTCCGGGTCGAGTATCACAGGGATATAATCTTAACCAAATGGCTTGATTTTTAGGGTTAATTCGTTGACGACATTGATTGATTTGTTGGGCGTGTTGAGTTAAAATAGTATTATAGTTTTTTATCCCTTCAGGATTTCCGGTTAAGGCAGTTTGTCGTAAACTTTCTTTTTGTGCGATCGCTTGCGGAGATAATTTACAATAGGCTAAGGTTTGAGAACGGGCTAAGGAAACTAATAGCAAGGGATTCAAGGAAAAACCTATCAAACAACTGAATAAGAAGCTAGAAAAACGGCGTTGATGAATCATTAAACCAAACATAAATTCTTACAGGATTTCATTATATTAAATGATTCACAACATCCTCAAAGACATCCGTAGGAAAAAAGGGTGTTGAGGGTTGACTTTTGACTAATAACTGATAACTGATAACTGATAACTGATAACTGATAACTGATTACGCTCCTCGGTTAACAGCCATTTCCACTTGTTTAAATTCCTGCGCCAAACGTTGTTTTAACTTATCAGGGATAGGACGGTTGGGGTAGGAGCTATAATGACCTGCTAAGGCATCGAGGGCCGTTCGCATCGTGGTAAAGGAACTCAGGGAGGTCACCGAACTATCCCGACGGTAACGGGCAATAAATTCGTTAATCACCTCACGCGCTTGGCCTTGGGCTTCTGCTTTGTCCGGCGCATCTTCAGGTAACATAATCGCGGTTCTTAAGCTATCGACAACGGCTAAAGTATCTTGAGGATAATTACCTGTCAACATTCCAGTGGTAGTCCCACTGCATCCGACTAAAGTAATGGCAGCTACAAGAACAAGAGCTAACAGGCGAGAAATGTATTTTTTCATGATCTTGATGAGAACTGGCATTAAAAATTATAGTCAAAATCAGGATCTATCCCCAGACCAAAATAGATTTTTATTCATTTCTGCCTATTTCCCGTTAACAATGGGGGATGATTATTACAAATAGGGCTTTAAAAAAGTTTCAACTTCTGTTAAGGTGGGTTGGGCAGCAATAGCACCGGGTTTTGTTGTCGTTAAGGCCCCGACTGCACTGGCAAATCTCACAATTTCTTCAGCTATTTTAGCATAATTAATCGATTCTAATCCTAATGTACAGAATTGATCAAGAATTCCGGCGGTAAATCCATCTCCGGCTCCGGTTGTATCTGCTACATTCACAGAAAATGCGGGTATTCTTCCTGAATTTCCTGCCAAATAATAGGCACAACCTTGTTCTCCGGCGGTGATAAATACCCCTTGAATTTGTAACTGTTGAGCGATCGCTTCTGGTTCTATCGTATTAAATAATAATTCTGCTTCTTCATTGGTTAATTTCAGAAAATCAGCATTTTGAACAATATTTAAAATCAGTTCAATTGCCTGATCAGGATTTTCCCAAAACACGGGTCGCCAGTTAATATCAATAAAAATTTTAACCTGATAATTTTTTGCCAACTGAATAGCTTTTAAAATCGCTTGTTGACTTTCTGGATACGCTAATTCTAAGGTTCCTAAAACTAAATATTCTGCGGTTTTAAATAAATTCTCTGGAAGTTGTTCAGCTTGTAAATAGGTATCGGCAAATTCCCTTGTATCTCTATCTCCAAATCCAGCAAAACTGCGATCGCCCCCTTCATCTCTAACCACATAAACAATTCGAGTCGGTGCGCTAGAATGACGTTGAACTCCTGTAATATTAACCCCAGTTTTCGTTAATAATTCCACTAATTGATCTCCGGGTGTATCTTCCCCAATACATCCCATAAACGCCGTCGGAATTCCTAATTTAACTAATCCACAAGCGGTATTAGCGGGGGCACCTCCGGGGTAATCTGTCCACAATTTAACCTGTTCTAACGGTTGTCCTAATTCATTCGATAACCGATCAAACAACATTTCACCCATACAAATCACTTGAGGATTATTCATAATTTTCCACAATAATAAACATTCTAAACTATCGTAGGGTGCGTAAGCAACGCGCACGCACCATAAACCCCATCTGGCATTTTCCGATTAAGATCAGAAACCAGGTTTCTAGACCAATATTTTTCTATTGTCATACTAAGTGTAACAAAGTGAAGCGAAGTATCTTAGAGATATTGGTTTCTTGCAGATTAGTATTTGATAGATTCTTCATTTCGCTAACGCTGCATTCAGAATGACAGGAACAAGTTTTAGAATCTTTTCTATTGTCATACTGAGCTAACGCTCCATTCAGAATTACAGAAACAAGTTTACCTAGCAATACTTTACATTGATTTAGGCCCACCTGCTCCACACCAATTAAAATCAGGATTGAAGTTGTCACTTGACAATTTGAGTACAATAAACTATAGTTTATACAAACTCAAAGTTTTATGTCTAAAAAAAACATCCTAACCCAGATATTGAAAAAGCCTTGAAGTATGCTAAACAAAATGGATGGCGTATTGAAGTGGGTGGATCTCATGCTTGGGGAAAAATTTACTGTCCTTATAATAACAACGATTGTCGCTGTGGAGAATTTTGTATTGTCAGTGTTTGGAGTACCCCTAGCAATGCAGGCAATCATGCTAAACAAATCCGTCGTGTGATTGATAACTGCACCGTTCATCATCAAGCACAAGAGGAAGAGGAAAATTAAAAAATGCTAGAATATGATTTTATTTTAAACTTTAATCTTCCCGATACTCAGGTCAATGTCTGTAATTATTTAGAGACTTTAGCAACAGAAGGTTGTGATGATGCCTTAATTGGAATTGGGAAAAAAGGAAGAATTGCTCTCAATTTTATACGAAAATCACCATCAGCAACAGAAGCGGTTTATAGCGCAATTCGAGATGTAAAACGGGCTATTCCCCAGGCAGTTTTAACTGAAGTTAGCCCGGATTTTGTTAGTTTAACCGATGTTGCTAAATTGCTCGGATGTACCCGGCAAAATATTCGTAATTTGATGAGCAAGGATGAACTAAAATCTCCAAAACCTATCTATGGGGGAACTCCTTCGATCTGGCACTTATCAGATATATTGAACTGGTTATATGAGGAGAAAAATTATCGAAATAGAATTGAGCCGAATTTATTAGAATTATCTAAGGTTAATAAAG is from Planktothrix serta PCC 8927 and encodes:
- a CDS encoding prohibitin family protein, yielding MKRAEPQAGLTGIILGIALAIVALISVNSFVIVNPGQAGVLSILGKAKDGVLLEGIHFKPPLVSNVDIYDLTVQKFEVPAQSSTKDLQQLSASFAINFRLDPIQVVRIRREQGTLQNVVSKVVAPQTQESFKIAAAKRTIEEAITQRELLKSDFDQALNERLDKYGIIVLDTSVVDLSFSPEFAKAVEEKQIAEQRSKRAVYIAQEAEQQAQADINRAKGAAEAQRLLAETLKATGGQLVLQKEAIEAWKQGGSQMPKVLIMNGDNKSMVPFLFNLGNLAEMSYE
- a CDS encoding family 10 glycosylhydrolase, with amino-acid sequence MFGLMIHQRRFSSFLFSCLIGFSLNPLLLVSLARSQTLAYCKLSPQAIAQKESLRQTALTGNPEGIKNYNTILTQHAQQINQCRQRINPKNQAIWLRLYPCDTRPGEIDRILDNIINRGYNKVYLEVFYDGQVLLPSGKNPTAWPSAMRSPGMENQDLLAETIQKGRQRGLKVYAWMFMLNYGYTYTLKPDKNSVLARNGKGETTTTAVIDQTKIDEYGESFVNQGFVDPYHPTARQDYLTLLNTILQRRPDGVLFDYVRYPKGLGGESVATKVKDLWIYGEASQQAFLNRASSQKGKDLMQRFIQQGFITENDVKAVNEKHPDEKDKPYWPDEKQWKTLASIPKMGETLQLQLWRLSVAHARQGVLDFLALATQPIQRQGIPAGAVFFPEANRKIGGMGFDSRMQPWDQFSSSIEWHPMSYAVCGQVNCITAQVQQVIQQALPGTQVIPALAGDWGKSIKNRPSLEQQMVNISATIPQINAFSHYGYDWQDLEETRQRKFCKRS
- the psb27 gene encoding photosystem II protein Psb27, encoding MKKYISRLLALVLVAAITLVGCSGTTTGMLTGNYPQDTLAVVDSLRTAIMLPEDAPDKAEAQGQAREVINEFIARYRRDSSVTSLSSFTTMRTALDALAGHYSSYPNRPIPDKLKQRLAQEFKQVEMAVNRGA
- a CDS encoding carbohydrate kinase family protein, which encodes MNNPQVICMGEMLFDRLSNELGQPLEQVKLWTDYPGGAPANTACGLVKLGIPTAFMGCIGEDTPGDQLVELLTKTGVNITGVQRHSSAPTRIVYVVRDEGGDRSFAGFGDRDTREFADTYLQAEQLPENLFKTAEYLVLGTLELAYPESQQAILKAIQLAKNYQVKIFIDINWRPVFWENPDQAIELILNIVQNADFLKLTNEEAELLFNTIEPEAIAQQLQIQGVFITAGEQGCAYYLAGNSGRIPAFSVNVADTTGAGDGFTAGILDQFCTLGLESINYAKIAEEIVRFASAVGALTTTKPGAIAAQPTLTEVETFLKPYL
- a CDS encoding helix-turn-helix transcriptional regulator, producing the protein MLEYDFILNFNLPDTQVNVCNYLETLATEGCDDALIGIGKKGRIALNFIRKSPSATEAVYSAIRDVKRAIPQAVLTEVSPDFVSLTDVAKLLGCTRQNIRNLMSKDELKSPKPIYGGTPSIWHLSDILNWLYEEKNYRNRIEPNLLELSKVNKDFNIAREWETVDSEQKQKMIDFFSQISA